A section of the Eriocheir sinensis breed Jianghai 21 chromosome 40, ASM2467909v1, whole genome shotgun sequence genome encodes:
- the LOC127009415 gene encoding clumping factor A-like — MTRDDWSVEADDPWAPAELVTAITDEADDSWAAFEAMTRDDWSVEADDPWAPAELVTAITDEADDSWAAFEAMTRDDWSVEADDPWAPAELVTAITDEADDSWAAFEAMTRDDWSVEADDPWAPAELVTAITDEAGVPMALLEVTTRDDSSDEADDPWPAFEAMTRDDSSDEADDPWPAFEAMTRDDSSDEADDPWPAFEAMTRNDSSDEAGVPLALLEVTTRDDSSDEGDDPWPAFEATTRNDSSDEGDVPLALFEVTTRDDSSDEGDDPWPAFEAMTRNDSSDEGDVPLALLEVTTRDDSSDEGDDPWPAFEAMTRDDSSDEGDDPLASAESVTAITDEDDAAWDALELITSNDWSDEDAAAWEALELITSNDWSDEDEDPWDALELITSNDWSDEDDDPWDALELITSNDWSDEDDDPWDALELITSNDWSDEDDDPWASAESVAAITDEEDDPWDALELITSNDWSDEDDDPWEALELITSNDWSDEDDDPWEALELITSNDWSDEDDDPWDALELITSNDWSDEDDDSWEALELITSDDWSDEDEDPWEALELITGNDWSDEDDAFLDVTAICAVVVYIVLLH, encoded by the exons atgacccgtgatgactggtccgtggaggctgatgatccatgggcacccgccgaattggtgaccgccatcaccgatgaggctgatgattcatgggcagcctttgaagcaatgacccgtgatgactggtccgtggaggctgatgatccatgggcacccgccgaattggtgaccgccatcaccgatgaggctgatgattcatgggcagcctttgaagcaatgacccgtgatgactggtccgtggaggctgatgatccatgggcacccgccgaattggtgaccgccatcaccgatgaggctgatgattcatgggcagcctttgaagcaatgacccgtgatgactggtccgtggaggctgatgatccatgggcacccgccgaattggtgaccgccatcaccgatgaggctggtGTTCcaatggcactccttgaagtgacgacccgtgatgactcgtctgatgaagctgatgatccatggccagcctttgaagcaatgacccgtgatgactcgtctgatgagg ctgatgatccatggccagcctttgaagcaatgacccgtgatgactcgtctgatgaagctgatgatccatggccagcctttgaagcaatgacccgtaatgactcgtctgatgaggctggtgttccattggcactccttgaagtgacgacccgtgatgactcgtctgatgagggtgatgatccatggccagcctttgaagcaacgacccgtaatgactcgtctgatgagggtgatgttccattggcactctttgaagtgacgacccgtgatgactcgtctgatgagggtgatgatccatggccagcctttgaagcaatgacccgtaatgactcgtctgatgagggtgatgttccattggcactccttgaagtgacgacccgtgatgactcgtctgatgagggtgatgatccatggccagcctttgaagcaatgacccgtgatgactcgtctgatgagggtgatgatccattggcatccgccgaatcggtgaccgccatcaccgatgaggatgaTGCTGCATGGgacgccctcgaattgataaccagtaatgactggtctgatgaggatgctgctgcatgggaagccctcgaattgataaccagtaatgactggtctgatgaggatgaggatccatgggatgccctcgaattgataaccagtaatgactggtctgatgaagatgatgatccatgggatgccctcgaattgataaccagtaatgactggtctgatgaggatgatgatccatgggatgccctcgaattgataaccagtaatgactggtctgatgaggatgatgatccatgggcatccgccgaatcggtggccgccatcaccgatgaggaggatgatccatgggatgccctcgaattgataaccagtaatgactggtctgatgaggatgatgatccatgggaagctctcgaattgataaccagtaatgactggtctgatgaggatgatgatccatgggaagctctcgaattgataaccagtaatgactggtctgatgaggatgatgatccatgggatgccctcgaattgataaccagtaatgactggtctgatgaggatgatgattcatgggaagccctcgaattgataaccagtgatgactggtctgatgaggatgaggatccatgggaagccctcgaattgataaccggtaatgactggtctgatgaggatgatgccttcctggacgtcacggccatctgtgctgtcgttgtgtacattgtcttgcttcactaa